TACTCGTACATCTTCGGATTGGGCATCTGCTTCGCCTTCCTCGATGCGTGGAGCATCGGAGCTAATGATGTCGCCAACTCGTTCGCGACCTCGGTCAGTTCGAGGTCGCTGACTATGACCAAAGCGATGACCAGCGGTGGTATCATGGAATTCGTAGGAGCAGTGCTTGCTGGGTGAGACATAGAAGCTCGAGCGTGTTCAGGACCAAAGCTAATAAAACACAGATCTCGTGTCGTAGGAACCATCCGTAACGATATCATCTCCATCGAGGCTTTTGAACAGGACCCAAGCGTGCTTATGATGGGTATGCTGTGTGCCTTGATCGGTTCCTCGCTCTTCTTGACTCTGGCCACCAAGATCGGTCTCCCTGTATCCACCACTCACTGTATCATCGGTGGTATCATCGGCGTCGGCTTTGCAACTGTCGGCGCGAACGGTGTTGACTGGTCATGGGGAGGTGTCTCTCAAGTCTTCGCTGCCTGGGGTATCGCACCTTGCATTGCCGGCTGCTTCGGTGCCATGATCTTCACCTTTACAATGTCCGGCGTCTTCAAGTCGAAGAATCCACTCAGGATGGGCATAATTACGGTCCCAATATACTTTGCCCTCACCAGCGGTATCTGCACCATGCTCATTGTCTGGAAAGGCGCTGCGTCTCTTGATCTCGATGACTGGGGAGTCGCACCCACCGTCGGCACGATCTTTGGTGTCGCCGATGGATGTGCTCTTCTGTCCGTCATCTtccttctgccattcgtCTACGTTCGACTAGTCAAGGAAGACTGGCAGGTCAAGCAGTGGGACATCCTCAAAGGCCCGCTTCTCCTCCGCCGTCGAGCACCACCGCCAATGCCAGCTGGCCACCGCCTCGTGTCAGACTACTATGCCGGCCACAAGACACGTGAAGAACTCGAGCGTGATGGCGCCGACCGTGAATCTACCGGCGATGAAGAGAGTATCGGCAAGGACGGCGTGGCTCCAGCTGCTGCTCTCGCCTTGGAAGAGACCAGCGCGAGCGCTGTTGCACAACCCAGCGTCACATCCGACCAGATGGCCAAGGCCGAGAGGCAACTCAACATTCGCAAGTGGTACGAGCCACAAATGCTCTGGAAGAAGTTTGTATGGCTGTTTTTCTTCCGTGGTGTCATGGTTGACGTTGTCGTCGAGCAGTCGCACTCCAACGAGGCTAAGGGTCTGCAACGACTCCTTGCCGGAACCAGCCTGGCTGACAAGCACGCACGTGTTGAACACTATAACCCCAAGGTTGAGCATCTTTACTCTTTCCTCCAAGTCCTCACTGCCGCTACCGCGTCTTTCGCGCATGGTGCCAACGACGTTGCTATTGCCATGGGTCCGTTATCTGCTATCTACCACATCTGGAACACTGGCACCACAGGCGAAGACTCTGCGGTCCCGATCTGGGTTCTCGTCTTTGGAGGTGCTTCTATCTCCATCGGTCTCTGGACTTACGGATACAACCTGATGCGCAACTTGGGTAACCGCATCACTCTCCACTCGCATTGCAGAGGTTTCCCCATGGAGCTTGGTGCCGCGCTCACCGTTGTCCTCGCCACCCGTCTCGCTCTTCCGGTCTCGACTACGCAATGTATCATTGGTGCCACTGTTGGTGTTGGTCTTTGCGCTGGAGATGTCAAGGCTATCAACTGGCGCATGGTCATTTGGGCTTATGCTGGTTGGTTCATTACGTTGCCTTGCACTGCTGTTTTTGCTGGATGTTTGATGGGGTCCAAGATTAATTCGCCGCAGTTTGGGAACTCTGTTCAGAGATTGGGGATAAGTTATGTCATAGCGATAGCCTGTCATTGGCATGTAGACACTTGACTATTGCCCAAGATTTGAAAGCACTATACTCTCTTCCCAAAAGTTCGCATGCCTTTGTCCTATGTTCTGTCGTCCAAATCTATCTCTCTAGCTGTATTCCCGAAGCTCGAAAGCAGGACCAGCCCGGCTATATCAACATCAGAACTTTCCATCGAAATCTTCGGCCAATTGCGGATACGGATCCTTCTCCTCACACAGCCCTTGACACTTCCACATCAGACTCGACGCTCTGCCTGGGTTTTCAAGTATCTCTTCATCCGAGTTGCGGCGACTGCTGAGAGGACTGTACCCGATGATCCACGGTGCGAGCTGCAACACTGCACACTTCAGCGATAGTAGGCAGACAGTGACGACGCAGAGACTGTCCTCCGTCACCGAAAGAATGCACCAGTCGATGGCTAGCCACATGGGATCCTTCTCGAAGCCGTCCTTGGGAATCATGAGCGTGCGGGTCAGGGCTACGGCGCATACACTGTTGAAGAAGTCAGCATTTGAGCTCTTTGGTGGTGAAGAACGGTGTTACTTACCCAATACCAGCTGCGATCAGCACGTACTTGACGATATTCTCGCGAAGCGGCGTCTTCTTGGTTCGGTCCCTGCCTGCGTTCCTGCTTGACATGATGTGGTTGACGACCGGCATCAAGACGATAATGGCATCGGTGCCAGTGTTAACCCATCCTCTGATGATCCAGATGAGAGTAGTGTTGATCTGCGCGTTGCACTGTCCTATCCACGCCGACTTGATGGGACTGCACGTGAAGATGACAACGAAGACGCTGGTTGTATAGAAGCCGACGACGATGATGATCATCAGCCAGCAGACGTATCGGAAGCGTTTCGTGACTGCTGAGCCGAAGGTTCGGATGAACTGAAGGAGGACGGATACTTTGGTGAGCATCATCACCTTGTTGTAGAGAATCTGCATCCAGAAGAAGAGCAACATCGTCATCTCGACCACCGCTGGACCTCCGCCGTATGGGAGATCTGGGTCATTGAGTAGCATCAGTTCGGCAGTTCTTTTTCCGAACCCAAGCTCACAAGCCCAGAGAATCAGGCCCATGGCGATCAGGGCGAGGAGGACGGCCAGAATGAGGACATAGTCGTCCAGGTAGAGCCCGTACCATGGACCAAAGTATGTGCGACGAAGTGGCGATTTCTCTTGTGGGAACTTCAGCCTGGCT
Above is a genomic segment from Fulvia fulva chromosome 3, complete sequence containing:
- a CDS encoding Phosphate-repressible phosphate permease pho-4 — encoded protein: MAALPQYSYIFGLGICFAFLDAWSIGANDVANSFATSVSSRSLTMTKAMTSGGIMEFVGAVLAGSRVVGTIRNDIISIEAFEQDPSVLMMGMLCALIGSSLFLTLATKIGLPVSTTHCIIGGIIGVGFATVGANGVDWSWGGVSQVFAAWGIAPCIAGCFGAMIFTFTMSGVFKSKNPLRMGIITVPIYFALTSGICTMLIVWKGAASLDLDDWGVAPTVGTIFGVADGCALLSVIFLLPFVYVRLVKEDWQVKQWDILKGPLLLRRRAPPPMPAGHRLVSDYYAGHKTREELERDGADRESTGDEESIGKDGVAPAAALALEETSASAVAQPSVTSDQMAKAERQLNIRKWYEPQMLWKKFVWLFFFRGVMVDVVVEQSHSNEAKGLQRLLAGTSLADKHARVEHYNPKVEHLYSFLQVLTAATASFAHGANDVAIAMGPLSAIYHIWNTGTTGEDSAVPIWVLVFGGASISIGLWTYGYNLMRNLGNRITLHSHCRGFPMELGAALTVVLATRLALPVSTTQCIIGATVGVGLCAGDVKAINWRMVIWAYAGWFITLPCTAVFAGCLMGSKINSPQFGNSVQRLGISYVIAIACHWHVDT